Proteins from a single region of Pseudomonadota bacterium:
- a CDS encoding DUF945 family protein has product MNLIRILLIASLPVAALIAVPPALIGPQVEEQVQIGIAQASDNPVASIRLTEYTRGWFGAEGRIVVQAREEYLDAVLAERAAEESAQDSQAAASMEEVRASLLEPVEFDLDIAHGALLFQNGLGLGAASAVLTLEDTFKEDLPELEMDGEVTSTMRVAFDRSVDFAFDIPSFELRFEPPDEPAGEVQFLGLASSGRYDTVASEVVYAATMPLLSVKIGDNVVISVDNTAFEGTGQELTEDVWLGDFNWTTAQMRISAVDEDAGDTYDLLMERFNSNMAVDQDKDSNLLFVEMGYSIDHMVAEEYEGGFNLPITVRNIPVETMQGYMSLLDDPAAAAAFEDDTAPVTEKLTEQLLGIFEPWLAASPELRVGPAKVDLPDGTLNVDMRVLVSGDEFSKVGIAAMADPNVLGQVLSATLDASVPVAQAESLAKWVLTDQITSGMAGQPPEYQLTPEQAAEMAAQQAPGMLSELVQQGIIEREGDNYTAAIKVKDGSVDMNGLVLPLGMFAQ; this is encoded by the coding sequence ATGAACCTCATCCGAATCCTGCTCATCGCCTCCCTGCCCGTCGCAGCCCTGATCGCGGTTCCGCCCGCCCTAATCGGCCCTCAGGTGGAGGAGCAGGTGCAGATCGGCATCGCCCAGGCGAGCGACAACCCCGTGGCCAGCATCCGACTCACGGAGTACACGCGCGGCTGGTTCGGCGCTGAAGGGCGCATCGTCGTGCAGGCGCGCGAGGAGTACCTCGACGCGGTATTGGCTGAGCGGGCGGCTGAGGAATCCGCCCAGGATTCGCAAGCGGCCGCCTCGATGGAGGAAGTCCGAGCATCCCTGCTCGAACCGGTCGAGTTCGACCTCGACATCGCTCACGGCGCCCTGCTCTTCCAAAATGGACTCGGCCTCGGCGCAGCGTCCGCGGTGCTCACCCTCGAAGACACCTTCAAGGAGGATCTGCCGGAGCTCGAGATGGACGGGGAGGTGACTAGCACCATGCGTGTCGCCTTCGACCGATCCGTAGACTTCGCCTTCGATATTCCGTCTTTCGAACTGCGCTTCGAGCCGCCAGATGAACCGGCTGGCGAGGTGCAGTTCCTCGGCCTAGCCTCGAGCGGGCGCTACGACACCGTGGCCAGCGAGGTGGTCTACGCGGCGACAATGCCGTTGCTCTCGGTGAAGATCGGCGACAACGTCGTCATCAGCGTCGACAACACCGCATTCGAGGGAACCGGCCAGGAGCTGACGGAGGATGTCTGGCTCGGAGACTTCAACTGGACCACAGCGCAGATGCGCATCTCCGCCGTGGACGAGGACGCCGGCGATACCTATGACCTGCTGATGGAAAGATTCAACTCCAACATGGCTGTCGATCAAGACAAGGACAGCAACCTATTGTTCGTAGAGATGGGCTACAGCATCGACCACATGGTGGCAGAGGAGTACGAGGGTGGCTTCAACCTCCCAATCACCGTGCGCAACATCCCCGTCGAGACCATGCAGGGGTACATGTCGCTCCTAGACGATCCCGCGGCCGCCGCTGCCTTCGAAGACGACACCGCCCCCGTGACCGAGAAGCTCACTGAACAGCTGCTTGGGATATTCGAACCGTGGCTCGCCGCATCGCCGGAGCTGCGCGTGGGTCCGGCCAAGGTGGACCTTCCCGACGGCACGCTCAACGTCGATATGCGGGTGCTGGTGTCGGGCGATGAATTTTCCAAGGTGGGAATCGCAGCCATGGCAGACCCGAACGTGCTTGGACAAGTACTGAGCGCCACCCTGGACGCGTCCGTACCGGTGGCGCAGGCGGAGAGTCTCGCCAAATGGGTGCTCACGGATCAGATCACCAGCGGTATGGCGGGGCAACCACCGGAGTATCAGCTGACGCCCGAGCAGGCGGCCGAGATGGCGGCTCAACAGGCCCCAGGCATGCTCTCGGAACTGGTGCAGCAGGGCATCATCGAGCGCGAGGGTGACAACTACACGGCGGCCATCAAGGTGAAGGACGGCAGCGTCGACATGAACGGCCTGGTCCTACCCCTAGGGATGTTCGCCCAGTAG
- a CDS encoding DUF4097 family beta strand repeat-containing protein yields MRVLLAAALLAASAGAGAETVRLDGQSFAVFNLAGSVRIETGAGPSAVAEVTLAGPDADLLSIDTLVTEVRGERATALVVRYPDADVVYREVNWRGRSDVKVSSDGTFHRGRGKRVRLRSSGSGTQAYADIVLRVPPDQRISTYLALGEIRVADAAGDFYLDTHHGAIIVDRVLGDITADTGSGDVRLEGVDGGRINVDTGSGDVLLQNVAAQRLRADTGSGEVVMRGLRAEQVIADTGSGDVEMEFAGLGGRVSLDTGSGDVRVVLPAGVGVELDVDTGSGRIDSELGGLDVLDKDDDKFIARRGGRELRLSVDTGSGDVSLME; encoded by the coding sequence ATGCGTGTTCTTCTTGCCGCCGCGCTGCTCGCGGCCAGCGCTGGCGCGGGCGCCGAGACCGTCCGGCTCGACGGTCAGTCCTTCGCCGTCTTCAATCTGGCCGGCTCCGTCCGAATCGAGACGGGCGCCGGGCCGAGCGCTGTCGCCGAGGTGACGTTGGCCGGCCCCGACGCCGACCTCCTGTCGATCGACACGCTGGTCACGGAGGTGCGCGGCGAGCGTGCTACGGCCCTCGTCGTGCGCTATCCGGACGCCGATGTGGTCTACCGGGAGGTCAACTGGCGCGGCCGCTCCGATGTCAAGGTGTCCAGCGACGGCACCTTCCATCGGGGGCGTGGCAAGCGAGTGCGCCTGCGCAGCTCCGGCAGCGGCACGCAGGCGTACGCGGACATCGTCTTGCGCGTGCCGCCGGATCAGCGGATCAGCACCTATCTCGCTCTCGGCGAGATCCGCGTGGCGGATGCCGCGGGTGACTTCTACCTGGACACGCACCACGGCGCCATCATCGTCGATCGCGTGCTGGGCGATATCACGGCTGATACGGGCTCGGGCGATGTGCGACTCGAGGGGGTCGACGGCGGTCGGATCAACGTCGACACGGGCTCAGGTGACGTGCTGCTGCAGAACGTCGCGGCTCAGCGCCTGCGGGCAGATACGGGCTCTGGCGAGGTGGTGATGCGCGGGCTGCGTGCAGAGCAGGTGATCGCGGACACGGGCTCGGGCGATGTGGAGATGGAATTCGCTGGCCTCGGTGGTCGCGTATCGTTGGACACTGGCTCCGGGGATGTTCGGGTCGTGCTGCCTGCGGGCGTCGGCGTCGAGCTCGACGTGGACACGGGCTCAGGTCGGATAGATTCCGAGTTGGGTGGCTTGGACGTGCTCGACAAGGATGATGACAAGTTCATCGCCCGCCGCGGGGGTCGCGAGCTGCGTCTCAGCGTGGACACGGGCTCAGGCGATGTGTCGCTAATGGAGTGA
- a CDS encoding DUF1801 domain-containing protein, which produces MAKAELKTVANDVDVQTFINNVEPPRRREDAQLLLALFARVTGMEAKMWGPSIVGYGRYAYRYDSGREGEFMMTGFSPRKQNLSLYIMPGYEFDGMSEMLERLGKHKLGKACLYINKLADVDLDVLEEIVLAGLEKVRGRWDTWEE; this is translated from the coding sequence ATGGCGAAAGCAGAGTTAAAAACCGTGGCCAATGACGTGGATGTGCAGACCTTCATCAACAACGTAGAGCCGCCGCGACGGCGCGAAGATGCGCAGCTCCTACTGGCGCTCTTCGCTCGTGTCACCGGCATGGAGGCGAAGATGTGGGGGCCGAGCATCGTCGGCTACGGGCGCTACGCCTACCGCTACGATAGCGGCCGCGAGGGCGAGTTCATGATGACCGGCTTCAGCCCGCGCAAGCAGAACCTATCGCTCTACATCATGCCGGGCTACGAATTCGACGGGATGAGTGAGATGCTCGAGCGACTCGGCAAGCACAAGCTCGGTAAGGCCTGCCTGTACATCAACAAGCTCGCCGACGTCGATCTTGACGTGCTGGAGGAGATCGTGCTGGCGGGCTTGGAGAAGGTGCGCGGGCGGTGGGACACCTGGGAGGAGTGA
- a CDS encoding cation acetate symporter translates to MIALGTSPIAAYAAELAVDGERQPVNVAAIAMFLAFVLFTLGITYWAARQTKSAAAFYSAGGGITGFQNGLAIAGDYMSAASFLGISGLVYASGFDGLIYSIGFLVGWPVILFLIAEPLRNLGKYTFADVASFRLRQAEIRVFAAAGSLATVALYLIAQMVGAGKLIELLFGLPYAYAVVVVGVLMVIYVTFGGMIATTWVQVVKACLLLSGATFMAVAVLWQFGFSPEALFAEAVNIHEKGQAIMEPGGLVSDPISAISLGIALMFGTAGLPHILMRFFTVGDAKQARRSVFYATGFIGYFYILTFVIGFGAIVLVMGNPQYFDANGLIGGTNMAAIHLSDAVGGSLFLGFISAVAFATILAVVSGLTLAGASAISHDLYASVIKRGQADEREEVRVSRIATVVLGFVAIGLGILFEQQNIAFMVGLAFAIAASANFPILFLSMFWSRLTTRGALIGGVTGLATALALVILGPTVWVSVLGFDEPVFPYRYPGLFSVSAAFLVTWLGSITDHSERAATDRAGFEDQFVRAQTGIGASGASEH, encoded by the coding sequence CTGATCGCCTTGGGCACGAGCCCGATCGCGGCCTACGCTGCGGAGCTTGCGGTGGATGGCGAGCGCCAGCCGGTTAACGTGGCCGCCATTGCGATGTTTCTCGCCTTCGTGCTCTTTACCCTTGGCATCACATACTGGGCCGCTCGCCAAACCAAATCGGCGGCGGCCTTCTACTCGGCCGGCGGCGGCATCACAGGGTTCCAGAACGGGCTCGCGATCGCTGGGGATTACATGTCCGCCGCCTCGTTCCTCGGTATCTCCGGCTTGGTGTACGCCTCCGGCTTCGACGGGCTGATCTACTCCATCGGCTTTCTCGTCGGCTGGCCGGTGATCCTGTTTCTCATCGCCGAGCCCTTGCGCAACCTCGGCAAGTACACCTTCGCCGACGTCGCCTCCTTTCGCCTGCGCCAGGCGGAGATCCGCGTGTTCGCGGCCGCAGGCTCGCTAGCCACCGTCGCCCTCTACCTGATCGCGCAGATGGTGGGTGCGGGCAAGCTCATCGAACTGCTCTTCGGCTTGCCGTACGCATACGCGGTAGTCGTGGTCGGGGTGTTGATGGTGATCTACGTGACCTTTGGCGGCATGATCGCTACCACCTGGGTGCAGGTTGTGAAGGCGTGCTTGCTGCTCTCAGGGGCCACGTTCATGGCCGTGGCCGTGCTCTGGCAGTTTGGCTTCTCACCGGAAGCGCTGTTCGCGGAGGCGGTCAACATTCATGAGAAAGGCCAGGCCATCATGGAGCCGGGCGGCCTGGTCTCAGATCCCATCTCGGCGATCTCCCTTGGCATCGCCCTCATGTTCGGCACCGCGGGCCTTCCGCACATTCTGATGCGCTTCTTCACCGTAGGCGATGCCAAGCAGGCGCGGCGCTCAGTGTTCTACGCCACGGGCTTCATCGGGTATTTCTACATCCTCACCTTCGTCATTGGATTCGGTGCCATCGTGCTGGTGATGGGCAACCCACAGTACTTCGACGCGAACGGCCTGATCGGCGGCACCAACATGGCCGCCATCCACCTGAGCGATGCGGTGGGCGGCTCCCTGTTCCTGGGCTTCATCTCCGCCGTGGCCTTCGCCACCATCCTCGCCGTGGTCTCAGGCCTAACCCTCGCTGGCGCCTCCGCGATTAGCCACGATCTCTATGCCTCCGTGATCAAGCGCGGCCAGGCGGATGAAAGAGAAGAAGTGCGCGTGTCACGCATCGCCACGGTGGTCCTCGGCTTCGTGGCCATCGGCCTGGGCATACTCTTTGAGCAGCAGAACATCGCCTTCATGGTCGGACTCGCCTTCGCCATCGCAGCCTCCGCGAACTTCCCGATCCTCTTTCTCTCAATGTTCTGGTCAAGGCTCACCACCCGCGGCGCCCTCATCGGCGGGGTCACCGGCTTGGCGACCGCCCTCGCCCTAGTGATCCTCGGGCCAACGGTGTGGGTGTCCGTGCTCGGCTTCGATGAGCCTGTCTTCCCCTATCGCTACCCGGGGCTGTTCTCCGTGTCGGCAGCCTTCCTGGTCACCTGGCTGGGGTCGATTACGGACCACTCCGAACGGGCGGCAACGGATCGGGCCGGATTCGAGGATCAGTTCGTGCGGGCACAGACCGGCATCGGCGCCTCGGGGGCATCGGAGCACTGA
- a CDS encoding retropepsin-like aspartic protease, translating to MSESMRSLAPMLVVFAGLMGLMYLGFDRVLAHRNNPNLQVATGVDAPTRVVLKRSPAGRYLAPGTINGEPVTFLIDTGADHVAVPARIAERAGLTRRSSTLVNTAGGVVKAYDTQIERMRLGGIQLNYIEGSINPSMTGDYVLLGMSFLRHVDFSKRGDELIIEPPATY from the coding sequence TTGTCTGAATCGATGCGATCCCTAGCGCCGATGCTGGTGGTTTTCGCCGGGCTCATGGGGTTGATGTACCTGGGTTTCGATCGCGTGCTCGCCCATCGCAATAACCCAAATCTGCAAGTGGCAACGGGCGTAGATGCGCCCACGCGCGTGGTGCTGAAGCGTAGCCCGGCCGGTCGTTACCTCGCGCCAGGCACGATCAATGGCGAGCCGGTGACCTTCCTCATCGATACGGGCGCAGACCACGTGGCGGTACCTGCGCGGATCGCTGAGCGCGCGGGACTGACCAGGCGATCGTCGACTCTGGTCAACACGGCGGGCGGCGTGGTGAAGGCCTACGACACACAGATCGAGCGCATGAGGCTCGGCGGTATCCAACTCAACTACATCGAGGGCTCGATCAACCCGTCGATGACGGGCGACTACGTGCTCCTCGGAATGTCGTTCCTGCGCCATGTGGACTTCAGCAAACGGGGCGATGAGCTGATTATCGAGCCTCCAGCCACTTACTAG
- the asnB gene encoding asparagine synthase (glutamine-hydrolyzing), with protein MCGIAGAFDATTQVPLPLTYVQAAAATMRRRGPDAEGFAQAPGLAVAHRRLGVIDLEGSAQPWVDATTGDVLVFNGELYNFRDLRSALAHEGAHFRSAGDTEVLLRALQHWGRAALQRLNGMFAFAWYRARDRRLWLVRDHLGIKPLYFTFLGERCYFASTMAAMLSFPDVPRGLDLATVSHYLSTVRSTLGTRTLVEGVRTLAPGHFLELSPRHPEGAPAQRWWSLPIVPAQAKRERDIGEVAEEVRFQVRRAVDRQLISEVPLGGFLSGGLDSTIIASVASELSGGSYHCYSVGYARRGANGNAYHEFPYVELACRDLGVQCQCIELDEGDYLDDWAYLVHDKGQPLSTPNEVGIFRLAQALRERYTVALSGEGADEVYAGYATAYASAWDFERATLANAWPAQTRERYQASLTRLYGTCEFANQADHYLRLNSWIPLSLKYKILTVDAIVGAQHDEPMLHHYRHLLGALEHLTPMDRYLHLLAQTNLEGLLSRLDSSTMAASVESRVPFTDPDLIRSAFNLRDTDKLDFIDETARARGQAMNAVELEQGGYLNAKRALREAFRDVVPEQILTRAKMSFPVPFQECFAGPWHDFATRTLRESELINGLCDTGAVKFLLDNCEHNGLSIALWPLVNLALWADTFGISLPAGGGTNDVSTTASAS; from the coding sequence GTGTGCGGAATCGCCGGCGCCTTTGACGCCACTACCCAAGTCCCACTTCCGCTCACCTACGTTCAAGCCGCCGCCGCAACGATGCGGCGCCGGGGGCCGGACGCGGAGGGCTTTGCGCAAGCGCCTGGCTTAGCCGTGGCGCACCGCCGCCTGGGCGTGATCGACCTGGAGGGAAGCGCGCAGCCCTGGGTTGACGCCACAACCGGTGACGTCCTGGTCTTCAACGGCGAGCTGTATAACTTCCGTGACCTGCGCTCGGCGCTCGCGCACGAAGGCGCTCACTTCCGCTCCGCAGGCGACACCGAAGTGCTCCTTCGCGCCCTGCAGCACTGGGGTCGTGCCGCCCTGCAACGGCTCAACGGCATGTTCGCCTTCGCCTGGTACCGTGCGCGTGACCGGCGCTTGTGGTTAGTCCGCGACCACCTGGGCATCAAACCCCTCTACTTCACTTTCCTAGGCGAGCGCTGCTACTTCGCATCGACGATGGCCGCCATGCTGAGCTTTCCGGACGTACCGCGTGGCCTCGATCTCGCCACCGTCTCCCACTACCTATCGACCGTCCGCTCGACCTTGGGCACGCGCACGCTGGTGGAGGGAGTCCGTACGCTCGCTCCGGGTCACTTCCTGGAACTGTCCCCGCGCCACCCCGAGGGCGCGCCAGCGCAGCGTTGGTGGTCACTCCCCATCGTTCCCGCGCAAGCCAAGCGCGAACGCGATATCGGCGAGGTAGCGGAAGAGGTACGCTTCCAAGTGCGCAGGGCCGTCGATCGACAGCTCATCAGCGAGGTGCCCCTAGGCGGCTTCCTGAGCGGCGGCTTGGACTCCACGATCATCGCCAGCGTGGCCAGCGAGCTCAGCGGCGGCAGCTACCACTGCTACTCCGTGGGTTACGCCCGCCGGGGCGCGAACGGCAACGCCTACCATGAATTCCCCTACGTCGAGCTAGCGTGCCGCGACCTCGGCGTGCAGTGCCAGTGCATCGAACTCGACGAGGGCGACTACCTGGACGACTGGGCGTACCTGGTGCACGACAAGGGACAGCCCTTGAGCACCCCCAACGAAGTGGGGATCTTCCGCCTGGCCCAGGCGCTACGAGAGCGCTACACGGTGGCGCTTAGCGGCGAAGGTGCCGATGAGGTATACGCCGGCTACGCCACGGCCTACGCGTCCGCATGGGACTTCGAACGTGCGACGCTCGCAAACGCCTGGCCCGCGCAGACACGCGAGCGCTACCAGGCCTCCCTGACGCGCCTCTACGGAACGTGCGAGTTCGCCAACCAAGCCGATCACTACCTGCGCCTAAACTCGTGGATCCCCCTGAGCCTCAAGTACAAGATTCTCACCGTGGACGCGATCGTCGGCGCACAGCACGACGAACCGATGCTGCACCACTATCGACACCTGCTCGGCGCCCTAGAGCACCTCACGCCCATGGATCGCTACCTACACCTGCTCGCCCAAACCAACCTGGAAGGTCTACTCAGTCGACTGGATTCGAGCACCATGGCCGCCAGCGTCGAGAGCCGCGTACCCTTCACCGACCCGGATCTCATCAGAAGTGCCTTCAACCTGCGTGACACGGACAAGTTGGACTTCATCGATGAAACCGCGCGCGCGCGCGGCCAGGCGATGAATGCCGTTGAGTTAGAGCAGGGCGGCTATCTAAACGCTAAGCGCGCCCTGCGCGAAGCATTCCGGGATGTCGTGCCTGAGCAGATCCTAACTCGCGCAAAGATGTCCTTCCCGGTGCCATTCCAGGAGTGCTTCGCGGGCCCCTGGCATGACTTCGCGACGCGCACGCTTCGCGAATCCGAGCTGATCAACGGCCTGTGTGACACGGGCGCTGTCAAGTTCCTGCTGGACAACTGCGAGCACAACGGCCTGAGCATCGCGCTATGGCCTCTGGTCAATCTGGCCCTATGGGCCGACACCTTCGGCATCTCGCTGCCCGCAGGCGGCGGCACGAACGACGTCTCTACCACTGCCAGTGCGTCCTAG
- a CDS encoding hemolysin III family protein, which translates to MSDIGTTNRNISERHAAPTGLGAEAARYSVAEEVANSLTHGLGLLLGIAALVLLVVFAARFATATAVVAASIYGATIIVLYGTSTLYHALPKGSAKRVFEVLDHSAIFLLIAGTYTPYALVKVPGAWGWSIFGIIWGLAVLGITLEAVLRSRGRTVQLGLYLVMGWLVLIVIKPLIAAMPTAGMVLLAAGGVFYTLGVVFYLWHSLRFHHAIWHVLVLAGSLCHVFSVLLYVVGPYAAP; encoded by the coding sequence ATGAGCGACATCGGAACGACGAACAGGAACATCTCTGAGCGCCACGCTGCCCCGACGGGGCTTGGCGCGGAAGCGGCCCGCTACAGCGTAGCCGAGGAGGTGGCCAACAGCCTTACCCACGGCCTGGGGCTGCTGCTTGGGATCGCGGCACTGGTGTTACTCGTGGTGTTCGCCGCGCGCTTCGCCACGGCCACCGCCGTGGTCGCCGCAAGCATCTACGGCGCCACCATCATCGTCTTGTACGGCACCTCCACCCTCTACCACGCCTTACCCAAGGGGTCGGCAAAGCGTGTATTCGAGGTGCTCGACCATTCGGCCATCTTCCTGCTCATCGCGGGCACCTACACGCCCTATGCTTTGGTGAAGGTGCCGGGCGCCTGGGGCTGGTCGATCTTCGGGATAATCTGGGGCCTCGCGGTGCTCGGCATCACCCTAGAAGCGGTACTGCGCAGCCGTGGACGTACGGTGCAGCTCGGCCTGTACCTGGTGATGGGCTGGTTAGTCCTCATCGTGATCAAGCCGTTGATCGCTGCCATGCCCACCGCCGGCATGGTGCTACTCGCGGCGGGCGGAGTGTTCTACACGCTAGGCGTCGTGTTCTACCTGTGGCACTCCCTGCGCTTTCATCACGCCATCTGGCACGTGCTGGTGCTGGCAGGCAGCCTTTGCCACGTCTTCTCCGTGCTGCTCTACGTGGTGGGGCCCTACGCAGCACCTTAG
- a CDS encoding SDR family oxidoreductase: MADPISPRHLFCFGCGYTAQRLAQRMLASGARVSGTTRTREGIERLTALGVVGHVFDGRGALPADALDGVTEVLCSIPPGEDGEDGVISVHGETLANLPTLRWSALLSTTGVYGDVDGAWIDETAPLRPSAERGRRRVACEARWLRWAEATGKAVQVLRLPGIYGPYRSPFARLRAGTAQRVLKAGHVFNRIHVDDIVSALALAMARPEAGPIFHLADDEPAPADEVLTHAASLLGLPPPPATTFEDEDLSPMARQFYSECKRLITTNAKRELGFSPAYPTFREGLAAVLAEEAE; the protein is encoded by the coding sequence GTGGCTGATCCCATATCCCCCCGTCATTTGTTCTGCTTTGGATGCGGCTACACGGCCCAGCGCCTCGCCCAGCGGATGCTCGCTAGCGGCGCCCGTGTCTCGGGCACCACGCGCACCCGCGAGGGCATCGAGCGGCTGACCGCCCTCGGCGTCGTAGGCCACGTATTCGACGGCCGAGGCGCACTACCCGCCGATGCTCTCGATGGCGTCACGGAGGTCCTCTGCTCGATCCCGCCCGGTGAGGACGGTGAGGACGGAGTGATTAGCGTGCATGGCGAGACCCTGGCAAACCTGCCAACCTTGCGCTGGAGCGCCCTGCTCTCCACCACCGGCGTCTATGGGGATGTCGATGGCGCGTGGATCGATGAGACTGCTCCCTTGCGCCCGAGCGCTGAACGGGGCCGCCGGCGAGTCGCGTGCGAGGCACGCTGGCTGCGCTGGGCCGAGGCCACCGGCAAGGCGGTGCAGGTGTTGCGTCTGCCTGGGATCTACGGGCCTTATCGCTCGCCCTTTGCGCGCCTGCGGGCGGGCACCGCCCAACGCGTTCTCAAGGCCGGGCACGTGTTCAATCGCATCCACGTGGATGACATAGTCTCGGCCTTGGCGCTAGCCATGGCGCGGCCGGAGGCAGGGCCGATCTTCCACCTTGCGGACGACGAGCCCGCCCCGGCCGATGAGGTGCTCACGCACGCCGCCAGCCTGTTGGGTCTGCCGCCTCCACCCGCCACGACCTTTGAGGACGAGGATCTTTCGCCGATGGCCCGACAGTTCTACTCGGAGTGCAAGCGCCTGATCACCACTAATGCCAAGCGGGAACTTGGGTTCTCGCCGGCGTATCCCACCTTTCGTGAGGGCTTAGCTGCAGTGCTGGCCGAAGAGGCAGAGTAG
- a CDS encoding DUF485 domain-containing protein, whose translation MPPTQPTPDLHAVRKDPRFRELVQKRRALSARLTLIMFAIYFGFVLVVAFAPSVFAIRLGSGVMTLGIPVGLAVISAAFVLTGVYVARANAEFDQLTRAIHKVRP comes from the coding sequence ATGCCCCCAACGCAGCCAACGCCCGACTTGCATGCGGTGCGCAAAGATCCGCGCTTCCGTGAATTGGTACAAAAGCGACGGGCCCTCAGCGCGCGCTTGACACTGATCATGTTCGCGATCTACTTCGGCTTCGTGCTGGTGGTGGCGTTCGCCCCCAGCGTCTTCGCCATCCGTCTCGGCAGCGGGGTCATGACCCTAGGTATTCCCGTGGGCCTCGCGGTCATATCGGCAGCCTTCGTTCTAACTGGCGTGTACGTGGCACGGGCCAACGCCGAGTTCGATCAACTCACGCGCGCCATACACAAGGTGCGCCCGTGA
- a CDS encoding OmpA family protein, whose translation MGASSNSAHTRYALSGTRFYHLRVSTPAALPLWWWALLLLALLLFLIATLGVARQVEQDVARESRARLEAVGVEVFDSDANGQRVTLSAIGLDDATERYEWIAESARCDTWAGRLRCPTIARVELQAPVLIDEAPAPALPPERPQAPVAYDFRIDKSEDALRLAGQVPTEQVRASLVRDASVSASRVVDELRVLAPAPGQGEPRTQAAASAALAVLTGLIRGEAHWLDGKLSVAGIVEASGQADTTLAFNAAGEQVPTAHLWLQVARDALDCNATFVELLDEATIHFSTGSAQIPRGDDGLLAALASLANQCPGALLVEGHTDNVGNAADNQALSAARAGAVVTALVGLGVDAARLDSEGFGETSPIASNESASGRAQNRRIVVRLRDVSGSGPLGE comes from the coding sequence ATGGGAGCATCCTCCAATAGCGCACACACGCGCTACGCGCTAAGTGGTACCCGCTTCTATCATCTGCGAGTGTCCACGCCCGCCGCGCTCCCCTTGTGGTGGTGGGCACTCCTGCTGTTGGCCTTGCTGCTGTTTCTGATTGCCACCCTGGGCGTCGCTAGGCAGGTGGAGCAGGACGTAGCGCGCGAGTCGCGGGCGCGACTCGAGGCCGTCGGCGTGGAGGTGTTCGACAGTGATGCGAATGGGCAACGCGTGACCCTGTCCGCCATTGGCCTAGATGATGCTACCGAGCGTTACGAGTGGATAGCCGAGTCGGCACGGTGCGACACCTGGGCGGGACGGTTGCGCTGCCCGACGATCGCGCGCGTCGAACTGCAGGCACCGGTGTTGATCGACGAAGCACCGGCCCCAGCGCTACCACCCGAGCGCCCGCAAGCCCCTGTTGCCTACGACTTCAGGATCGATAAATCCGAGGATGCCCTGCGCCTTGCTGGCCAAGTCCCGACTGAGCAGGTGCGCGCCTCTCTCGTGAGAGACGCTAGCGTGAGCGCTTCGCGGGTCGTGGACGAGCTGCGGGTGCTGGCCCCGGCGCCGGGGCAAGGCGAACCGCGCACGCAAGCGGCAGCAAGCGCCGCGCTCGCAGTCCTCACCGGGCTAATACGCGGGGAAGCCCACTGGCTCGACGGTAAGCTAAGCGTTGCCGGCATCGTGGAAGCGTCGGGGCAGGCTGATACGACGCTGGCGTTCAATGCCGCCGGTGAGCAAGTCCCGACGGCACACCTCTGGTTGCAGGTGGCTCGCGACGCGCTCGACTGCAACGCCACCTTCGTCGAGTTGCTCGATGAGGCCACGATCCACTTCTCCACCGGCAGCGCGCAGATTCCACGTGGGGACGACGGATTGCTTGCGGCCCTTGCAAGTCTCGCCAACCAGTGTCCAGGCGCGCTCCTGGTCGAGGGTCACACGGACAACGTGGGCAACGCCGCAGACAACCAAGCCCTTAGTGCGGCGCGTGCTGGTGCCGTCGTCACTGCCCTGGTGGGCCTCGGCGTGGATGCGGCGCGCCTCGATAGCGAGGGCTTCGGTGAGACCTCACCGATCGCTAGCAACGAATCCGCGTCTGGACGGGCGCAGAACCGGCGCATCGTGGTGCGCCTGCGCGATGTCAGCGGTAGTGGGCCGCTTGGTGAATAA